A single window of Oncorhynchus keta strain PuntledgeMale-10-30-2019 chromosome 34, Oket_V2, whole genome shotgun sequence DNA harbors:
- the LOC118367733 gene encoding tRNA (guanine(10)-N2)-methyltransferase homolog, with protein MAIHCSRTCLQYLIHLAHDNVDFRLPEIRALLSLRGKPFDPGENFKEKSPFWRLNGLSEEDVNSIMARTVCAKSAFELWGHGRTHIELRTSLLKYPTENMSPFLQKDSTYKINVYTFNKTLEFEDRIKKIDAMEYLSFEGRVNLRNPKHIFCLLEDYGTDPNDIPDEPLYIYFGRWIADGQRELIRSHSVKNRHFIGNTSMDAGLSFIMANHARVKAYDLVYDPFVGTGSLLVACSHFGAYVCGTDIDYNTIHGIGKASRKNQKWRGPDENIRANLRQYGSEKLYVDVLVSDASKPIWRDGVLFDTIITDPPYGIRESTRRTGSQKDSVKPSEDYVGDSHVPVSMAYHLSDIFTDLLNFSAHHLVIGGRLVYWLPIYRPEYCEEMVPLNACLRLVSNCEQTLSSHTSRRLITMEKIKEPEETDALAHLSDPHFSPYQGHNAFREKYFSGISKRTLTGKEETKMATNGGE; from the exons ATGGCGATCCACTGTAGCAGAACATGCCTACAATATTTGATACATTTGGCCCACGACAATGTTGACTTCAGGCTACCG GAGATTAGGGCGCTGCTGTCCCTCAGGGGCAAACCGTTTGATCCAGGTGAAAACTTCAAAGAAAAG TCTCCATTCTGGCGCCTGAATGGCTTGTCAGAGGAAGATGTCAACAGCATCATGGCCAGAACTGTTTGTGCAAA GTCTGCATTTGAACTGTGGGGTCATGGCAGAACACACATTGAACTCAGGACCTCGCTCTTGAAATATCCAACAGAGAACATG TCACCCTTCCTACAAAAAGACTCCACATACAAAATCAATGTCTACACTTTCAACAAGACTCTAGAGTTCGAAGATAGAATTAAGAAGATAGAT GCAATGGAATATCTCTCCTTCGAGGGAAGGGTCAATCTAAGGAACCCTAAACACATCTTCTGTCTGTTGGAGGACTATGGAACTGACCCTAACGACATCCCAGACGAGCCTCTCTACATCTACTTTGGGAGATGG ATTGCAGATGGCCAGCGCGAGTTGATTCGCTCTCACAGTGTGAAGAACAGGCACTTCATAGGTAACACCAGTATGGATGCTGGGTTGTCTTTTATCATGGCCAACCATGCTAGGGTCAAAGCTTACGACCTGGTCTACGACCCTTTCGTTGGGACTG gtagcCTCCTGGTTGCATGCTCTCATTTTGGTGCATATGTCTGTGGAACAGATATTGATTACAACACCATCCATGGGATAG GCAAAGCGAGTCGTAAGAACCAGAAGTGGAGGGGTCCAGATGAGAACATCAGAGCCAACCTGCGTCAGTACGGCTCAGAGAAGCTGTATGTGGACGTCCTTGTGTCTGACGCCTCCAAGCCTATCTGGAGGGACGGAGTGCTCTTTGATACCATCATCACTGACC CCCCCTATGGGATTCGGGAGTCAACCAGGAGAACAGGCTCTCAGAAGGACAGTGTGAAGCCATCTGAAGACTA TGTTGGAGACAGCCATGTCCCCGTTTCCATGGCCTACCACCTGAGTGACATCTTCACTGACCTGTTAAACTTCTCAGCTCACCACCTGGTCATCGGGGGACGGCTAGTCTACTGGCTACCAATCTACAGGCCAGA gtACTGTGAAGAGATGGTGCCCCTGAATGCCTGTCTCAGACTGGTCAGTAACTGTGAACAGACCCTTTCCAGCCACACCTCCAGACGTCTCATCACCATGGAGAAGATCAAGGAACCAGAG GAGACAGATGCGCTGGCCCACCTGTCAGACCCTCACTTTAGCCCGTACCAAGGCCACAACGCCTTCAGGGAAAAGTACTTCAGCGGCATCAGCAAGAGGACATTGACAGGAAAGGAGGAGACCAAGATGGCCACCAACGGTGGGGAGTAA